The Ketobacter alkanivorans genome includes the window TGAAAAACGCCAAAAAGCGAATGAAAACCACCCTGAGGTGAGTCCCCATACGCTTTTATTCTTATTTCCGGGCGGTGCCCGGTGCAAGCTTGCCTAATCTTATATGGCTAACAGAGCCACTCAGACTACTTCACAAGCCCTTTTTGTCTGGCATGATTCATTAATTCGGTGAACACCTCATCTATATTCATGTCAGTACTGTCTATTACGAATGCATCATCCGCTGGCACCAAAGGCGCCACTGCGCGATTCATGTCCTGCTCATCACGGGATTGTATCGCTGCTTGAAGGTCGGCTAAATTAGCACTCATGCCCTTCTCTTGCAACTGTTTGAAGCGTCTTTGCGCTCGCTCATCAACACTTGCGGTCAGGAATATCTTCAGTTCTGCATCAGGAAACACGACTGTGCCCATATCCCGGCCATCGGCCACCAGGCCCGGGGCCTCCCGAAAGTCATGTTGACGCTGCAACAGGCCCGCCCGAACACTCGGTAAAGCGGCTACTTTTGAGGCATCACGACCCACGTCCTCTGAA containing:
- the cmk gene encoding (d)CMP kinase produces the protein MASSPATAPVITIDGPGGSGKGTIAQKVAQFLNWHLLDSGALYRLVALAASNHGVSLDNEQSLQILAENMDVQFLVDDPEQPIRVILEGDVVTRDIRSEDVGRDASKVAALPSVRAGLLQRQHDFREAPGLVADGRDMGTVVFPDAELKIFLTASVDERAQRRFKQLQEKGMSANLADLQAAIQSRDEQDMNRAVAPLVPADDAFVIDSTDMNIDEVFTELMNHARQKGLVK